The Castanea sativa cultivar Marrone di Chiusa Pesio chromosome 11, ASM4071231v1 genome contains a region encoding:
- the LOC142616857 gene encoding uncharacterized protein LOC142616857, protein MRRVLVDNGSSADILYYPTLQQMGIGREQLVPTNAPLVGFGGTRVFPLGVVNLAIIVGDYPQQITKNVTFLMVDCSSAYNTIIGRLTLNSWKAITSTYHLMIKFPTDYRVGKLRGDQVAARECYVAMMEKNDHLQAISIEHRTITEPVERLEDILLDNSRVKH, encoded by the coding sequence ATGCGCCGGGTTCTAGTTGACAATGGCAGCTCGGCTGACATCCTCTACTATCCCACACTCCAGCAAATGGGAATCGGTAGGGAGCAGCTAGTTCCAACTAACGCTCCgctcgttggctttggagggACGAGGGTATTCCCCCTTGGAGTCGTCAATTTGGCTATAATCGTAGGCGACTACCCCCAGCAGATCACTAAGAATGTAACATTCCTCATGGTCGATTGCTCTTCCGCTTACAACACCATCATAGGACGGCTTACCCTCAATTCATGGAAGGCTATAACCTCAACCTATCATTTGATGATCAAATTCCCTACTGACTATAGAGTAGGGAAATTGCGGGGAGATCAAGTGGCTGCACGCGAGTGCTATGTAGCCATGATGGAAAAGAATGACCACCTCCAGGCCATAAGCATAGAACATCGAACAATAACGGAGCCCGTTGAAAGACTTGAAGATATACTTCTTGacaactcccgagtcaaacACTAa
- the LOC142616858 gene encoding uncharacterized protein LOC142616858: MEEILYDWKKLSLTDEEDVKFSLSKSKNLRSKEYVLDAKFLTKRALNVEAIGRTFKPLWRAKKDFKVREVGNHILLFVFELESDADWVLANEPWTFDKHAVLLQRFDGSTPSRYLRFTKLKFWVQLHGLPMRFLDSETTIELGETLGQVSPCENPSELVVGEFLRVHV; this comes from the coding sequence ATGGAAGAGATACTCTACGACTGGAAGAAACTTTCACTGACAGATGAGGAAGACGTGAAGTTTAGTCTGTCAAAGTCCAAAAACTTACGAAGCAAGGAGTATGTTTTGGATGCCAAGTTCCTCACCAAGAGAGCCCTTAATGTGGAAGCAATAGGCCGCACGTTTAAACCTCTGTGGAGAGCCAAAAAGGACTTCAAGGTGCGTGAAGTGGGCAACCATATACTCTTGTTCGTATTTGAACTTGAATCAGACGCAGATTGGGTCCTCGCGAATGAGCCATGGACGTTTGATAAACATGCTGTCTTATTACAGAGATTTGATGGGTCTACACCATCAAGATACTTGAGGTTCACCAAACTGAAATTTTGGGTGCAATTACATGGATTACCGATGCGTTTTCTTGACTCCGAGACGACAATTGAGTTAGGAGAAACACTCGGTCAAGTATCTCCGTGTGAGAATCCCAGCGAGTTGGTGGTAGGGGAGTTTTTACGTGTCCATGTgtga
- the LOC142616856 gene encoding cytochrome P450 704C1-like, which yields MQMNREDILSRFLQVTETDPTYLIDTILNFIIAGKDTTATTIAWFIYMVCKHPAVQLKIAKEVKEATNMKEITNYAEFAASISEEALEKMQYLHAAITETLRLYLAVLVDAKICFSDDTLPDGYIVNKGDMVAYQPYACNG from the exons ATGCAAATGAACAGAGAAGACATTCTATCAAGGTTTCTGCAAGTGACAGAAACTGATCCAACATACTTAATAGATACAATTCTTAACTTCATCATAGCTGGAAAAGACACAACAGCAACCACAATTGCTTGGTTTATTTACATGGTCTGCAAGCATCCTGCTGTGCAGttaaaaattgcaaaagaagTGAAGGAAGCTACTAACATGAAAGAGATCACAAACTATGCTGAGTTTGCAGCCAGTATTAGTGAAGAAGCTCTAGAAAAGATGCAATATCTCCATGCAGCGATCACTGAAACTCTCAGACTCTATCTTGCAGTTCTTGTG GATGCAAAGATATGCTTTTCTGATGATACTCTACCAGATGGATACATTGTGAACAAAGGAGATATGGTGGCTTACCAACCTTATGCATGCAATGGGTAG